In Candidatus Tanganyikabacteria bacterium, the following are encoded in one genomic region:
- a CDS encoding tyrosine phenol-lyase has product MPKRSWAEPWRIKVVEPLRTTTRSYRERAIREAGFNTFQLKSDDVYIDLLTDSGTSAMSDNQWAGMMLGDEAYAGSRNYYNLESAVRAYYGFKHLIPTHQGRGAEHILSQILIKPGDTIPGNMYFTTTRYHQERAGGTFVDVIVDEAHDPASEHPFKGNIDLDKLRREIDRAGAARVPYVCVHATVNMAGGQPVSMANMRAVSALCAEKGVRVFMDATRAVENAYFIQQREEGYRDRSVAEILLEFCSHADGCTMSGKKDSLVNIGGWLAVNDADLAAEARNLLVAFEGLETYGGLAGRDMEAMARGIRESVDDDHIRARIGQVQYFGNLLHSAGVPIVLPIGGHGVFLDARAILPHLEQEQLPAQALAAALYVDSGVRAMERGVVSAGRDPGTGANRLPRLELVRLTIPRRVYTQAHMDVAAESVMDVAQHAEHIRGLAFTYEPRNLRFFQARFEPVGGKRVYTWDDAAPATSRANGVAQA; this is encoded by the coding sequence ATGCCAAAGCGATCCTGGGCCGAGCCCTGGCGCATCAAGGTCGTCGAACCGCTCCGCACGACCACGCGCTCCTACCGCGAGCGGGCCATCCGCGAGGCCGGCTTCAACACCTTCCAGCTCAAGAGCGACGACGTCTACATCGACCTCCTGACCGACTCGGGCACCAGCGCCATGAGCGACAACCAGTGGGCCGGCATGATGCTCGGCGACGAGGCGTACGCCGGCAGCCGCAACTACTACAACCTCGAGTCGGCCGTGCGGGCGTACTACGGCTTCAAGCACCTCATTCCGACCCACCAGGGGCGCGGGGCCGAGCACATCCTCTCCCAGATCCTGATCAAGCCCGGCGACACCATTCCCGGCAACATGTACTTCACGACCACGCGCTACCACCAGGAACGCGCCGGCGGGACCTTCGTGGACGTCATCGTCGACGAGGCGCACGACCCGGCTTCGGAGCACCCCTTCAAGGGCAACATCGACCTGGACAAGCTCCGCCGCGAAATCGACCGGGCGGGCGCGGCCCGCGTCCCCTACGTGTGCGTGCACGCGACCGTGAACATGGCCGGCGGGCAGCCTGTCTCGATGGCCAACATGCGGGCCGTGTCGGCGCTGTGCGCCGAAAAGGGAGTCCGCGTGTTCATGGACGCGACCCGGGCGGTCGAGAACGCGTACTTCATCCAGCAGCGCGAGGAGGGTTACCGCGATCGGTCCGTGGCCGAGATCCTGCTGGAATTCTGCAGCCATGCCGACGGCTGCACGATGAGCGGCAAGAAGGACAGCCTGGTCAACATCGGCGGCTGGCTCGCCGTCAACGACGCCGACCTGGCGGCCGAGGCCCGCAACCTGCTGGTCGCGTTCGAAGGCCTGGAGACCTACGGCGGCCTTGCCGGCCGCGACATGGAGGCCATGGCGCGGGGCATCCGGGAGTCGGTGGATGATGATCACATCCGCGCCCGCATCGGGCAGGTGCAGTACTTCGGCAATCTGCTGCATTCGGCCGGCGTGCCGATCGTGCTGCCCATCGGCGGCCACGGGGTCTTCCTGGACGCCCGGGCCATCCTGCCGCACCTGGAGCAGGAGCAACTCCCGGCGCAAGCCCTGGCGGCGGCGCTCTACGTGGATTCAGGCGTGCGGGCGATGGAGCGCGGCGTCGTGAGCGCCGGCCGCGACCCCGGTACCGGCGCCAACCGGCTGCCGCGGCTCGAACTCGTGCGCCTCACCATCCCGCGCCGCGTCTACACGCAGGCGCACATGGACGTGGCGGCCGAGAGCGTCATGGACGTCGCGCAGCACGCCGAGCACATCCGGGGCCTGGCGTTCACCTACGAGCCGAGGAACCTCCGCTTCTTCCAGGCGCGCTTCGAACCCGTCGGCGGCAAGCGCGTCTACACCTGGGATGATGCCGCGCCGGCGACGAGCCGTGCAAACGGCGTGGCGCAAGCTTGA
- a CDS encoding tryptophanase, which yields MQPNTIIEPFRIKAIEPIPFTTQGERREILARAGYNLFAIEARDVLIDLLTDSGTGAMSAAQWGALMQGDESYAGSKSFYRLEQVVRDLTGHRFVLPTHQGRAAERILFSLLARPGKVFLANSHFDTTRANIEYSGAEARDLLPAEARVPAAVLPFKGNIDLAALEQNLESLGANYVPLIILTVTNNTAGGQPVSLENIRGARRLADRHGVPLFLDCARFAENAYFIKTREPDQADRSVREISREMFSLADGAWMSAKKDGLVNMGGFLTVNDPDLAAKARNLLILTEGFPTYGGMAGRDLEALATGLEEAQDEHYLRYRVRSIAYLAEALQKIGIPLLLPPGGHAVYLDAKSFLPHIPPHEFPGQALACALYLEGGIRGVEVGSVMFGKTGDDGREVPAAQELVRLAFPRRVYTQSHVDYVAEVLASLHERRDAIRGVRVVEQPPFLRHFTARFEPLQ from the coding sequence ATGCAACCAAATACAATCATCGAGCCGTTCCGCATCAAGGCGATCGAGCCCATCCCTTTCACGACACAGGGCGAGCGGCGGGAGATCCTTGCCCGGGCAGGCTACAACCTCTTTGCCATCGAAGCGCGCGACGTCCTCATCGACCTCCTGACCGACTCGGGCACCGGCGCGATGTCCGCCGCGCAATGGGGAGCGCTCATGCAGGGCGACGAGTCCTACGCGGGTTCCAAGAGCTTCTACCGCCTCGAGCAGGTGGTGCGCGACCTCACCGGCCACCGCTTCGTGCTGCCGACCCACCAGGGCCGCGCCGCCGAGCGCATTCTCTTCTCATTGCTGGCTCGCCCGGGCAAGGTCTTCCTGGCGAACTCGCACTTCGACACCACCCGCGCCAACATCGAGTACTCCGGCGCCGAGGCCCGCGATCTCCTGCCGGCCGAAGCCCGCGTGCCGGCCGCCGTCCTGCCGTTCAAGGGCAACATCGACCTGGCGGCCCTGGAACAGAACCTGGAATCTCTCGGCGCCAACTACGTCCCGCTCATCATCCTGACGGTCACCAACAACACCGCCGGCGGACAGCCCGTCTCGCTGGAGAACATCCGGGGCGCGCGGCGCCTGGCCGATCGCCACGGCGTGCCGCTGTTCCTCGACTGCGCGCGCTTCGCCGAGAATGCCTATTTCATCAAGACGCGCGAACCGGACCAGGCCGACCGCTCGGTCCGGGAAATCTCGCGGGAGATGTTCTCGCTGGCCGACGGCGCCTGGATGAGCGCCAAGAAGGACGGCCTGGTCAACATGGGCGGCTTCCTCACGGTCAACGACCCCGATCTGGCCGCCAAGGCCCGCAACCTGCTCATCCTCACCGAGGGCTTCCCCACCTACGGCGGGATGGCCGGCCGCGATCTGGAGGCCCTGGCGACCGGCCTCGAGGAAGCCCAGGACGAGCATTACCTGCGCTACCGGGTGCGGTCCATCGCCTACCTCGCCGAGGCCCTCCAGAAGATCGGCATCCCGCTGTTGCTTCCACCTGGCGGGCACGCGGTCTACCTGGATGCCAAGTCCTTCCTGCCGCACATCCCGCCCCACGAGTTCCCGGGCCAGGCCCTGGCCTGCGCTCTCTACCTGGAGGGCGGCATCCGCGGGGTCGAGGTGGGAAGCGTCATGTTCGGCAAGACCGGCGACGACGGCCGGGAAGTCCCGGCCGCGCAGGAACTGGTGCGCCTGGCCTTCCCCCGGCGGGTCTACACCCAGAGCCACGTGGACTACGTGGCCGAGGTGCTCGCCAGCCTCCACGAGCGCCGCGACGCCATCCGCGGCGTTCGCGTCGTGGAGCAGCCCCCCTTCTTGCGCCACTTCACGGCGCGCTTCGAACCGCTGCAATAG
- a CDS encoding B12-binding domain-containing radical SAM protein, translated as MHGPHFALRGLAGHLRSRGITVAVRDLNIEYFDAMLTPEALQLAIGRLKLIEDYTGTQYALESKLGGATRQTKIDLQRHRAWLAWQSVNPGLAAALPRTILDAKETFRDPRRFYNPDLLAEAFAVLDSALELLSMPYHPARISLNSYDQPDCDFDVASLIEFTADLPNNPFAEFFADCVPGMLAEQPHYIGISINAFSQVIPGLTIARMLKEAGAPHVGIGGNFFERVADTLSERPHFFEAFADSLAVGEGERTVEYLVQALAAGTSLAEVPNILYYDRDEQVVRVTPTAPPPPMDEVGIQDLAGLPLDLYLAPDLVLTIQAGKGCYWGRCTFCDSYVGVTPDEKGIDRLIREITHLRDTYGVRHYQFIDEAISPDRLRLIADRFMEADLDIEWFCNGRLENRFTPGLMQVLHAAGLRMVLWGVETGSKRIFKLIRKGVDFEKRIPLLRGSADAGVWNFAYIFFGFPSETYDEALETVEMICANTDVIHSYGKSIFTLGKHAPLFRDAAKLGLVDMYENREELSTNLHYRDTRGMSDEELNRASGMCTRLCAQAYDRGVWFLLRYREFIHLYLCHFGRDAVAQMKMPTYKTPTEQYF; from the coding sequence GTGCACGGGCCCCACTTCGCCCTGCGCGGCCTGGCGGGGCATCTCCGCTCGCGCGGCATCACCGTCGCGGTGCGCGATCTCAACATCGAGTACTTCGACGCCATGCTCACGCCCGAAGCGCTGCAACTCGCGATCGGTCGCCTCAAGCTCATCGAGGACTACACCGGCACGCAGTACGCCCTCGAGAGCAAGCTGGGCGGCGCGACGCGCCAGACCAAAATCGACCTGCAGCGCCACCGCGCCTGGCTGGCCTGGCAAAGCGTCAATCCCGGCCTGGCCGCCGCGCTGCCGCGAACCATTCTCGACGCCAAGGAAACCTTCCGCGATCCCCGGCGCTTCTATAATCCCGACCTGCTGGCCGAAGCCTTCGCGGTGCTGGACTCGGCACTGGAGCTTCTCAGCATGCCGTACCATCCGGCGCGCATCTCGCTGAATTCCTACGATCAGCCCGACTGCGACTTCGACGTGGCGAGCCTGATCGAGTTCACCGCCGACCTGCCCAACAACCCGTTCGCCGAGTTCTTCGCCGACTGCGTGCCGGGAATGCTCGCCGAGCAACCGCATTACATCGGCATCTCGATCAACGCGTTCTCCCAGGTGATCCCGGGCCTCACCATCGCCCGCATGCTCAAGGAGGCGGGCGCGCCGCACGTGGGCATCGGCGGCAACTTCTTCGAGCGAGTGGCCGACACGCTGTCCGAGCGGCCGCACTTCTTCGAGGCATTCGCCGACAGCCTGGCCGTGGGCGAGGGCGAGCGCACGGTCGAGTACCTTGTCCAGGCTCTGGCGGCGGGGACCTCGCTCGCCGAGGTGCCCAACATCCTCTACTACGACCGCGACGAGCAGGTCGTGCGCGTGACCCCGACCGCGCCGCCGCCGCCCATGGACGAAGTAGGCATCCAGGATCTCGCCGGGCTCCCCCTCGACCTCTACCTGGCGCCGGATCTGGTGCTCACCATCCAGGCGGGCAAGGGCTGCTACTGGGGCCGGTGCACGTTCTGCGACTCGTACGTGGGCGTGACGCCGGACGAAAAGGGAATCGACCGGCTGATCCGGGAAATCACCCACCTGCGCGACACTTACGGCGTGCGGCACTACCAGTTCATCGACGAGGCCATCAGCCCCGACCGGTTGCGCCTCATCGCCGATCGCTTCATGGAAGCCGATCTCGACATCGAATGGTTCTGCAACGGCAGGCTGGAAAATCGCTTCACTCCCGGTCTCATGCAGGTCCTGCACGCCGCCGGCCTGCGCATGGTGCTCTGGGGCGTCGAGACGGGATCCAAGCGCATCTTCAAGCTCATCCGCAAGGGCGTTGACTTCGAGAAGCGCATCCCCCTGCTGCGGGGGAGCGCCGATGCCGGCGTCTGGAACTTCGCGTACATCTTCTTCGGCTTCCCGAGCGAGACCTACGACGAGGCCCTCGAGACCGTGGAGATGATCTGCGCCAACACCGACGTGATCCACTCTTACGGCAAGTCGATCTTTACGCTGGGCAAGCACGCGCCGCTGTTCAGGGACGCCGCTAAGCTGGGCCTGGTGGACATGTACGAGAACCGCGAAGAACTCTCGACCAACCTCCACTACCGCGACACCCGCGGCATGAGCGACGAGGAGCTGAATCGTGCCTCGGGGATGTGCACGCGCCTCTGCGCCCAGGCCTACGATCGGGGCGTTTGGTTCCTCCTGCGCTACCGGGAGTTCATCCACCTGTACCTGTGCCACTTCGGGCGCGACGCGGTGGCCCAGATGAAGATGCCCACTTACAAGACGCCCACCGAGCAGTACTTCTGA
- a CDS encoding NUDIX domain-containing protein, giving the protein MDYTVWLDAYRPWDELEAAHLAVHRECWATRRIGPEVPDRHLTASCFLAHPGGDMVLVHWHAKLQRWLQPGGHLDPGETPLEACLRELREEAGLVAAEPSFLFDLDVHRVGPTRVIGPHDHVDARFLLRAASADVPISPEGAEFRWMTWEELAESDPADTGLRRVAAKVTARSRRGS; this is encoded by the coding sequence ATGGACTACACCGTCTGGCTAGACGCCTATCGCCCCTGGGATGAGCTGGAGGCGGCGCACCTGGCCGTGCATCGCGAGTGCTGGGCCACGCGCCGCATCGGCCCCGAGGTCCCCGATCGCCACCTCACGGCGTCGTGCTTCCTCGCCCACCCGGGCGGCGACATGGTCCTCGTGCACTGGCACGCCAAGCTGCAGCGCTGGCTGCAGCCGGGCGGGCACCTCGATCCGGGCGAGACGCCGCTGGAAGCCTGCTTGCGCGAACTGCGCGAGGAGGCCGGTCTGGTGGCCGCCGAGCCGTCATTTCTCTTCGACCTGGACGTCCACCGCGTGGGCCCTACGCGGGTGATCGGCCCGCACGACCACGTGGACGCGCGGTTCCTGCTGCGGGCCGCCTCGGCCGACGTGCCGATCTCGCCCGAGGGAGCCGAGTTCCGCTGGATGACCTGGGAGGAGCTCGCGGAATCCGACCCGGCCGACACCGGCTTGCGCCGGGTGGCGGCGAAGGTTACAGCGCGATCTCGTCGAGGTTCTTGA
- a CDS encoding DUF2231 domain-containing protein, with product MKSSVIVANHPLHPMLIPIPLTSFPLALVGDVIYLVIGGPFWYDFARVMLGVGVAGALLAALPGLVDYLRVIPRAPVQARDDATLHLVCNLSLVGVFLVDFVLRMATDASTGPLLALAIALGVVGNGLLIYAGWLGGNLVYRHRIGVEEPAPELLRVTMSPAERAAMRNPGDES from the coding sequence ATGAAGAGCAGCGTGATCGTCGCGAATCATCCCCTCCATCCCATGCTGATTCCCATCCCGCTGACCAGTTTCCCGCTGGCCCTGGTCGGCGACGTCATCTACCTCGTCATCGGAGGGCCTTTCTGGTACGACTTCGCCCGCGTCATGCTCGGCGTGGGAGTGGCTGGCGCCCTGCTCGCCGCTTTGCCGGGCCTCGTCGATTACCTGCGCGTCATTCCGCGGGCGCCGGTGCAGGCCCGCGACGACGCTACCCTGCATCTGGTCTGCAACCTCTCGCTGGTAGGCGTCTTCCTGGTCGACTTCGTCCTGCGCATGGCGACCGATGCCTCGACCGGGCCCCTGCTGGCCCTGGCGATCGCCCTCGGCGTCGTGGGAAACGGTCTGCTGATCTACGCGGGATGGCTGGGCGGCAACCTGGTCTACCGCCACCGCATAGGCGTCGAGGAGCCCGCTCCCGAACTCCTGCGGGTCACGATGTCGCCCGCAGAGCGGGCGGCGATGCGCAATCCCGGGGACGAGTCGTAG
- a CDS encoding tetratricopeptide repeat protein: MVPPDPGLDPRLSGALIAALRGKPRIVALIGSQDRLDVAAAAILSGARDAGATAWFVPGEPTDRDTPFAALGRLAGAVMGLPGDRTDAAGRLADIAAGVAPGIMPGSVFAARPAAGYFQHLLGFPISVPDLNGMDAARLGQGASLALGDLLVEAAHEAPVVAVLAGMQWAAPATFDWFSRMVHRLAAEDQSVRLLLALATTRPLPAFPARPGGDLEILTIALGGAEPAEQPEAAPPAEAADPAGSAVSADPHGAADFASAQAADPAAPETALQALLAEAAARQAQGDHRDAISLARRALVGFEALGRPVDAASAHGLAGNCYQRLGEWELAQLEHEAALAIRERIGDVPGIATSLNNLAILSASLGRWQGAQQYYLRSLALARRTGEFRAVAIVLGNLGELLLARGDDAEAERRLLEGLEIAVRTGDSEAETVIVGNLAAVYLARNAPAQALEALDQCLRLIERTGRSFYATEVHFYRGRAFQLLGNVSEARREHDRARYLATAQGHVAYLGVVDRALAELAESSGRKEEAFELALRSERALRPAGMPLEHARTLAVLARLARPGKREEWAQAALAYFERLGARREVAKMRDEVPIQSRLSGGSEERNTPSGPRSNR, translated from the coding sequence GTGGTCCCTCCAGACCCCGGTCTCGATCCCCGGCTGTCCGGGGCGCTGATTGCCGCCCTGCGCGGCAAGCCGCGCATCGTGGCGCTGATCGGATCCCAGGATCGCCTGGATGTGGCCGCCGCCGCCATCCTCTCGGGAGCGCGCGATGCGGGCGCGACCGCCTGGTTCGTGCCGGGCGAGCCCACCGACCGCGACACCCCCTTCGCCGCCCTGGGGCGGCTGGCCGGGGCCGTCATGGGACTCCCGGGAGACCGCACCGACGCGGCGGGCCGGCTCGCGGACATCGCCGCCGGCGTGGCGCCGGGCATCATGCCGGGCTCGGTGTTCGCGGCGCGCCCGGCGGCCGGCTACTTTCAGCATCTGCTCGGCTTCCCGATCAGCGTGCCCGACCTGAACGGGATGGATGCCGCGCGGCTCGGCCAGGGCGCTTCGCTCGCCCTGGGCGATCTGCTCGTGGAGGCCGCCCATGAGGCCCCGGTCGTGGCGGTCCTCGCCGGCATGCAGTGGGCGGCGCCCGCTACGTTCGACTGGTTTTCCCGAATGGTCCACCGCCTGGCCGCCGAGGACCAGTCCGTACGCCTCCTGCTCGCGCTGGCCACGACCCGGCCGCTGCCGGCCTTTCCGGCCCGGCCCGGGGGCGACCTGGAGATCCTGACGATCGCCCTGGGCGGCGCCGAACCCGCCGAACAGCCGGAAGCCGCCCCTCCCGCGGAGGCCGCGGACCCGGCCGGATCGGCGGTATCGGCCGACCCGCACGGCGCGGCGGATTTCGCATCGGCGCAAGCCGCCGACCCCGCCGCGCCGGAGACGGCCTTGCAGGCCCTGCTGGCGGAGGCGGCCGCGCGGCAGGCCCAGGGCGATCACCGGGACGCGATCTCGCTGGCAAGGCGTGCCCTGGTCGGTTTCGAGGCCCTGGGCCGGCCGGTGGACGCCGCCTCGGCTCATGGTCTGGCAGGCAACTGCTACCAGCGCCTGGGCGAGTGGGAGCTGGCGCAACTGGAGCACGAAGCCGCCCTGGCCATCCGCGAGCGCATCGGCGACGTGCCGGGCATCGCCACCAGCCTCAACAACCTGGCCATCCTGTCGGCGTCCCTGGGGCGCTGGCAGGGCGCCCAGCAGTACTACCTCCGCAGCCTGGCGCTGGCGCGGCGCACGGGCGAGTTCCGGGCCGTCGCGATCGTGCTGGGCAACCTGGGCGAGTTGCTGCTCGCCCGGGGCGACGATGCCGAGGCGGAGCGGCGCTTGCTCGAAGGCCTCGAGATCGCGGTACGCACGGGTGACTCCGAGGCCGAGACGGTCATCGTGGGCAACCTGGCGGCGGTGTACCTGGCTCGCAACGCCCCGGCCCAGGCGCTGGAAGCGCTCGACCAATGCCTGCGCCTGATCGAGCGGACCGGCCGGTCTTTCTATGCCACGGAGGTGCATTTCTACCGCGGCCGCGCCTTCCAGCTACTGGGAAACGTCTCGGAAGCGCGGCGCGAGCACGATCGGGCGCGCTACCTCGCGACCGCGCAAGGGCACGTGGCATACCTGGGCGTCGTCGACCGCGCCCTGGCCGAACTGGCCGAAAGCAGCGGACGCAAGGAGGAGGCCTTCGAACTGGCCTTGCGGTCCGAGCGGGCGCTGCGGCCGGCGGGCATGCCGCTGGAGCACGCCCGGACGCTGGCGGTGCTGGCGCGACTGGCCCGCCCCGGCAAGCGCGAGGAGTGGGCGCAGGCCGCACTGGCCTACTTCGAACGCCTGGGCGCCCGGCGCGAGGTGGCCAAGATGCGCGACGAGGTGCCGATTCAGTCCCGCCTCTCGGGCGGTTCGGAGGAGCGGAACACTCCCTCGGGCCCACGCAGCAACCGGTAG
- the pheA gene encoding prephenate dehydratase translates to MPAACGWWSSRGRRRESLRPRTCSTTASWRGPSWARRPGRICRTSSRRPAARPPGWNRPPCPNRRRRRRPRRQGRSRSCLGRNDPSGRDAAKAGRGTGPAGGIAVLVAFQGERGAYSEDAVRAAFGETTQVLPCASFAAAFDALDQEEADIAVLPIENSQAGSVLEVYDLLMARDVEVVGEVRVPVQHCLLALPGQSLEDIKEVLSHPQALAQCGSFVDDLGAAPVAAYDTAGAARMVAVEKLVGVAAIASARAGAIYKLEVLVEGIQTVKDNFTRFFVLKRRHATWPAGFAERRPDKTSIVFGLPHEAGALFRALGAVATRGLNMTKIESRPSRQTPWEYVFYLDFEGDPEEAPVRRALEDLAFHSRFMKVLGSYARALD, encoded by the coding sequence ATGCCAGCCGCATGCGGGTGGTGGTCTTCGAGGGGACGCCGGCGGGAAAGCTTGCGGCCGAGGACATGCTCGACGACGGCTTCGTGGAGGGGCCCTTCCTGGGCGAGACGGCCCGGTCGGATCTGTCGGACGTCGTCGCGAAGGCCCGCAGCGCGACCGCCCGGCTGGAACCGACCGCCGTGCCCGAATCGCCGCCGCCGGCGCCGCCCCCGCCGTCAGGGAAGAAGTCGAAGCTGCCTTGGAAGAAATGACCCGTCCGGCCGGGACGCTGCCAAAGCCGGCCGGGGCACCGGCCCTGCCGGGGGCATAGCCGTGCTCGTCGCATTCCAGGGCGAGCGGGGCGCCTACAGCGAGGACGCCGTCCGCGCCGCCTTCGGTGAGACTACCCAGGTACTACCGTGCGCGTCGTTCGCCGCGGCATTCGACGCCCTGGACCAGGAGGAAGCCGACATCGCGGTCCTGCCCATAGAGAACAGCCAGGCCGGCAGCGTGCTCGAAGTGTATGACCTCCTGATGGCGCGAGACGTGGAGGTCGTCGGCGAGGTGCGGGTGCCGGTCCAGCACTGCCTGCTGGCGTTGCCGGGGCAGTCCCTGGAGGACATCAAGGAAGTCCTGAGCCACCCGCAGGCCCTGGCGCAGTGCGGCAGCTTCGTGGACGATCTGGGCGCGGCGCCCGTGGCCGCCTACGATACCGCCGGTGCGGCCCGGATGGTTGCGGTGGAGAAACTGGTGGGCGTCGCGGCGATCGCCTCCGCCCGGGCCGGCGCCATCTACAAGCTGGAAGTGCTGGTCGAGGGCATCCAGACGGTCAAGGACAATTTCACGCGGTTTTTCGTGCTGAAGCGGCGCCATGCGACCTGGCCCGCGGGATTCGCCGAGCGGCGCCCGGACAAGACCAGCATCGTCTTCGGCCTGCCGCACGAGGCCGGCGCCCTCTTTCGCGCCCTGGGTGCCGTGGCCACCCGCGGGCTGAACATGACGAAGATCGAGTCCCGGCCCAGTCGCCAGACGCCCTGGGAATACGTCTTCTACCTGGATTTCGAGGGCGATCCCGAGGAAGCGCCCGTGCGCCGGGCCCTCGAGGACCTCGCGTTCCATTCGCGCTTCATGAAGGTCCTCGGCTCCTACGCCCGCGCCCTTGACTAG
- a CDS encoding SDR family oxidoreductase, which yields MAQGTALVTGASAGIGEVFARGLARRNWDVVLVARRLDRLEAIAAALAETYQVRAEAIQADLADPAAVDQIAKRLAELDLRVDYLVNNAGFGISGAFATTEYQRIESMLRVNVDAVTRLTHSFLPGMLERRRGHILNVASMGGFQPVPYFSAYAATKAFVLSFTEGLSEELAGTGVTATVLCPGATSTEFNSVAGVDGEMFKFAYQTPEEVVDTALVAVERGEVTVIPGALNALQYASSRLAPRGLTRKLAGFIYSRVMRPHGPT from the coding sequence ATGGCACAAGGCACCGCACTGGTCACCGGCGCATCCGCGGGCATCGGCGAGGTCTTCGCCCGCGGCCTGGCGCGGCGCAACTGGGACGTTGTCCTGGTCGCGAGGCGCCTCGACCGCCTGGAGGCGATCGCCGCGGCCCTGGCCGAGACGTATCAGGTGCGCGCCGAGGCGATCCAGGCCGACCTGGCCGATCCCGCCGCGGTGGACCAGATAGCGAAGCGCCTGGCCGAACTGGACCTCCGGGTCGACTACCTGGTCAACAACGCGGGCTTCGGAATCTCCGGGGCCTTCGCGACGACCGAGTACCAGCGCATCGAGTCGATGCTCCGGGTCAACGTCGACGCCGTCACGCGCCTCACCCACTCCTTCCTGCCGGGTATGCTCGAGCGGCGCCGCGGCCACATCCTGAACGTCGCTTCGATGGGCGGGTTCCAGCCGGTGCCGTACTTCTCGGCGTATGCCGCCACCAAGGCCTTCGTCCTGAGTTTCACGGAGGGCCTCTCCGAGGAACTGGCGGGCACCGGCGTGACGGCCACCGTCCTTTGCCCCGGCGCGACCTCGACCGAGTTCAACTCCGTCGCCGGCGTGGATGGCGAGATGTTCAAGTTCGCCTACCAGACGCCCGAGGAGGTCGTGGACACCGCCCTGGTCGCGGTGGAGCGCGGCGAGGTCACCGTGATACCCGGCGCGCTCAACGCCCTCCAGTACGCGTCCTCGCGCCTCGCGCCGCGCGGCCTGACGCGCAAGCTGGCCGGCTTCATCTACTCGCGCGTGATGAGACCGCACGGGCCGACTTAA